One Methylobacterium oryzae DNA window includes the following coding sequences:
- a CDS encoding GlcG/HbpS family heme-binding protein, translated as MHQRTCLDASDVRILMAAGRAEAERRSLPVAFAVVDEAGVLLALERLDGARLHTPEAAWLKARTAAITRTSTQDLQGAVQANAALLAFPDRLPLTGGLPLLVGDEVVGGVGSSGGEPEDDLAVCHAVYEALRRLPLPG; from the coding sequence ATGCATCAGCGCACCTGCCTCGACGCGTCCGACGTGCGCATCCTCATGGCTGCGGGACGCGCAGAGGCTGAACGGCGCAGCCTTCCGGTGGCGTTCGCGGTGGTCGACGAGGCAGGCGTGCTGCTCGCTCTGGAACGCCTCGACGGCGCGCGGCTCCACACGCCGGAGGCGGCTTGGTTGAAGGCTCGGACGGCCGCGATCACGCGCACGTCGACCCAGGATCTACAAGGGGCGGTACAGGCGAACGCGGCGCTTCTCGCCTTTCCAGATCGCCTACCTCTGACGGGTGGATTGCCGCTGCTGGTAGGCGACGAGGTCGTGGGCGGCGTCGGCTCGTCGGGTGGCGAGCCCGAGGACGATCTAGCCGTGTGTCACGCCGTGTACGAGGCGCTCCGACGGCTGCCCCTCCCTGGCTAA
- a CDS encoding IS3 family transposase (programmed frameshift), protein MAKTRREFTPEFKREAVALLESSGRPQMQVAAELGIQPSMLRQWRATLNGALPRPRPAGSTGSAPPSPVASPSDQAAEIARLRRELDRTRMERDVPKKSHRHLRGDAQVTFAFIEQHARTWPVRLMCRVLGVSPSGFYGWRSRPESASSASNRQLLDDVRRIHAAHHRRYGSPRVHAALRAEGRSVSRGRVERLMRRHGIRALAGRRFRPCTTDSRHDLPIAPNLLKQDFSAARPNTVWLADITYLPTGEGWLYLAAVLDLATRKIVGWSMRDHMRAELSVAALMMAAQRQRPAAGLICHSDRGSQYAAEAYRKQLAAMGARPSMSRTACCYDNAPMESFFHTLKVELVHQRRWATRDEARRDLFAYIEGYYNRQRIHSALGYLTPEQAERTTK, encoded by the exons ATGGCGAAGACGAGACGCGAGTTCACGCCCGAGTTCAAACGCGAAGCGGTCGCCCTGCTGGAGAGCAGCGGCCGGCCACAGATGCAGGTCGCGGCCGAGCTCGGGATCCAGCCCTCGATGCTGAGGCAGTGGCGCGCCACGCTGAACGGGGCCCTACCCCGGCCGCGGCCGGCCGGATCGACGGGGAGTGCGCCACCAAGCCCGGTCGCCTCGCCGTCCGATCAGGCCGCCGAGATCGCCCGCCTGCGGCGTGAGCTCGACCGTACGCGCATGGAGCGCGACGTGC CTAAAAAAAGCCATCGGCATCTTCGCGGAGATGCCCAAGTGACTTTCGCCTTCATCGAGCAGCATGCGCGGACCTGGCCGGTGCGTCTCATGTGCCGCGTGCTCGGAGTCTCACCCAGCGGCTTCTACGGATGGCGGTCACGGCCTGAGAGCGCCAGCTCGGCCTCCAACCGCCAACTCCTGGACGACGTCCGGCGCATCCATGCCGCCCATCACCGGCGCTACGGCTCCCCGCGCGTGCATGCCGCCCTGCGGGCCGAGGGCCGGTCTGTCAGCCGCGGACGGGTGGAGCGCCTCATGCGCCGGCACGGCATCCGTGCTTTGGCGGGGCGTCGGTTCCGGCCCTGTACGACCGACAGCCGGCACGATCTTCCGATCGCCCCAAACCTCCTGAAGCAGGACTTCTCGGCCGCGCGGCCAAACACGGTCTGGCTGGCCGATATTACCTACCTGCCGACCGGCGAGGGCTGGCTGTATCTGGCCGCCGTCCTCGATCTGGCCACGCGCAAGATCGTCGGCTGGTCGATGCGCGATCACATGCGCGCTGAGCTGAGCGTAGCGGCATTGATGATGGCCGCCCAGCGGCAGCGGCCGGCCGCCGGGCTCATCTGCCACTCGGATCGCGGCAGCCAGTACGCGGCCGAGGCCTATCGGAAGCAGCTCGCCGCAATGGGGGCCAGGCCGTCCATGAGTCGGACCGCCTGTTGCTACGATAACGCCCCGATGGAGAGCTTCTTCCACACACTCAAGGTCGAGCTCGTCCATCAACGACGATGGGCGACCCGGGATGAAGCGCGGCGCGATCTGTTCGCCTACATCGAGGGCTACTACAATCGGCAACGCATCCACTCGGCACTCGGCTATCTTACGCCCGAGCAAGCCGAGAGGACCACGAAATGA